The following are encoded together in the Chaetodon auriga isolate fChaAug3 chromosome 4, fChaAug3.hap1, whole genome shotgun sequence genome:
- the LOC143319663 gene encoding small integral membrane protein 26-like produces the protein MSFKDVAKWNVRASALYAAGVWTMICTYGYITYKGPRQDEPGKKEEVQVPENTNQVIYETPHSKTIIIYKKDFVPYTTRIYNFIKSFSSEPGSGDANK, from the exons ATGTCGTTCAAAGATGTGGCCAAGTGGAACGTCAGAGCGTCTGCGCTGTACGCTGCTGGCGTCTGGACCATGATCTGTACGTACGGATACATAACGTACAAAGGACCCCGTCAGGACGAGCCAG gaaaaaaagaagaagtgcaAGTGCCAGAAAATACAAATCAAGTCATCTACGAGACTCCTCACTCCAAAACTATCATCATCTACAAGAAAGACTTTGTCCCGTACACCACAAGGATCTACAACTTCATCAAATCCTTCAGCAGTGAGCCTGGGAGTGGAGACGCTAACAAATAG